Part of the Haliaeetus albicilla chromosome 28, bHalAlb1.1, whole genome shotgun sequence genome, aagctacagattttttttttaaatggagcaGAGGCTTGCATAGGTTTCCTTTCTAATTTAGCTCCTAGCAATATGTGTCCAAATTCATGAGGAAAATGTAGTATGTATAACCTGGGGATTGGATCCTAAATGATCCAAATAATAATTGGTCTCTAATCAACAGTAAAAGCAACTTCATTAGGGATTATAGTCAGcagcaaaattttctttccGCTCTACTTATTTTTGTCTAAGAAAACCCTCTGGTCCATGACAGAACTGACTATGCCAGTAAAAGAAACACTTAGGAAACACATCTGTGGTCACTTGCAGCAACCAAGAGGCAAGGCAGCCTCCCAGAAAGCAggattttaaattacattaaatgtGCTCCAGACTTTGGGGAAAGGGGTTTGCAGCTAAGTAATCTGTAATCTACTGGTCTCAGGCTCTGCATCACTCATTTCTGTTAGGACACTTTGGAAGATTATTTTCCAAATCTTCCAGTGGTTATACTGCTAGAGGGAAAAGTTATACTAGGATGCTCACCCTGCACTTAGGAAGAGTTATGAAGAAATTATGATTTTGACAGACTGAAAGATTTTGTGTAATTCATTTAGGCTTCCTTTTGCATTCAGAAGGTTGTTTATAACTGCCTCAGGAAACATATCTAGACACAGATCTTTAGGTATAAAGAACAAAGCCAACTTTGTGGAGCCAAATGGTAATGTTAGGCACCAGCCTGGCAGATCcactagcaaaaaaacccctttcagTTACTCTATAAACAGTTTTAGTTCATCCTGTTCAGTCAAAAAGTGAACACAATCTAAATTATAGCTAGTTTTGCCTGTTCATTTTGTATATAGTTGAGTGGCAATtccttaatttatttaaaataacagtttgAATGAAAATGGAATTCACAGTGATAATTATAAACATAACAAAGACTCGTACTTTTCTGAACACCTATAACTTAATACATGAATATCTCAATCACATTTTTCCCTTGAATTTAGGGAATATATTCTGccaagaaatatttcagagttGTTGCCTAAATTCTGTGAATTATGTTCCAGAATGAGACTACATAAACAACAGTAGAAATTTTAAAGCGTatcaataatttttaaaagttagacCTGTTTGAAGTGCACAAAATCCTAATAATATCAAGTACTATAGCTATATCACTTCTATTCTGACTGTGTAAGTAACATTGTAAATCTTaacacatttaatttaaaaatatagtcccattaactctttcagtagTTATTTGTTTACTTTACAAATACAGTCCAACATACTGTAAGCAGCACGCATGCGAGGTTAGTTACCAAAAGCGCGACATACACAGCAAAATTTCTGCATTGctcatttgaagaaaattttttcctttatttgtcATTTCTGAGATGTCATACAGACATGGTTGGTAATGTCTGTCATGATTTCTTTCGCTTGTTGCATCCAGCTGCACGTTAAGGAGCGCTGCTCCATTGCAGGGCCGGCAGCGAGCCCGGCGCCCCGGGACTGGGGCTGCCCGAAGAGGGGAAGGGCGGACGGTTCCTTCTGCGCTCCCAAGCAGCCGCTCCGAGTTCCTTTCACAGGAGCTTCGGGTCTCGGAGTTTTCCCACCGGAGCCCCTCTCTGCCGATTTTCCCGGCCGCTTAGGGTCTCGCTCCCTGCTCCCTCTCGCACCGACCCGCAGCCCGCTCCTTGCGGACGCGAAAGCGCTGAACGCTCGGGGCGCAGCCCCCAGGGCTGCACGGAGGAGGGGGCAGCCCTCGGGACCGCAGTGTCCGGGTAGGCAAAGAAAACACGGAGCCGCCACGATCGAGGAAAACAAAGAGAGCGCGGCCCGGCAGGCGTCCCTCCGGCGCTCCCACCGAACGAGGCGGGGagcagcggcggggcggggcggggcggcagcGCCGAGCGCGGCCTCGGATTGGTCGGATTTTGCCGCAGACCCGCGGGCAGCGGGGAGGaaccgggccggggccggggccggggccgacaCCCCCGCTCCTGCCACGGGCGGGAGCCCAGAGCTGCCTCGGAACCGTCAcccgcgccgggccgggccgggccgggccagaAGCAaacgggcgggcgggcggcgggcaggggCAGCGCGCAGGGCGGCCCGAGTGCGGGAAGCGCGGGGCGgcagcccggccccgctcgCCGCCCGCAGAGCCGGCAGACGCGtcccgggggccggcggcggggaaAGCGCCTCGGCCGCCGCCTCGCGGGAAGCCGGCGCCGAGGCGCGCGGGGGCCGCCCGGGGGCGGTGAGCGGGGGAAAGGGCGGAGACTGCGGCCGAgcccccgcctccccgccgcccgcctgCCGCCGCAGTCCTCAACCAGGTCGGCTCCCGGGGAATATACCGCGGCTCCGCGGCGCCGGCGGCGTGCAGTGCGAGGCTGCGGGGAGCGCCGCCATGTCCGGCAGAGGCAAGGGCGGGAAGGGGCTCGGCAAGGGGGGCGCCAAGCGCCACCGCAAGGTGCTGCGCGACAACATCCAGGGCATCACCAAGCCGGCCATCCGGCGCCTGGCTCGGCGCGGCGGCGTGAAGCGCATCTCGGGGCTCATCTACGAGGAGACGCGCGGCGTGCTGAAGGTCTTCCTGGAGAACGTGATCCGCGACGCCGTCACCTACACCGAGCACGCCAAGAGGAAGACGGTCACGGCCATGGACGTGGTCTACGCCCTCAAGCGCCAGGGACGCACCCTCTACGGCTTCGGCGGCTGAACGCGCATCTCGGACCTTAACGCTGTCAAAACACCAAGGCTCTTTTCAGAGCCACCCACACGTTTCACAACGAGAGCTGTTTATTACTGAATTTGAGCT contains:
- the LOC138682517 gene encoding histone H4, translated to MSGRGKGGKGLGKGGAKRHRKVLRDNIQGITKPAIRRLARRGGVKRISGLIYEETRGVLKVFLENVIRDAVTYTEHAKRKTVTAMDVVYALKRQGRTLYGFGG